The Cyprinus carpio isolate SPL01 chromosome B19, ASM1834038v1, whole genome shotgun sequence DNA window AGAAGAATCTAGAGTTCATCATAATTCATGTACAGTTCTAAGGTCTGAAGAGACTCACATGAAATCATACAAGAGAGAAGCCAGTCAGCTGAACAAAACCTTTTACAGTGcttgagtgttgttgtttttactgcatatgataattcatactcagaaagtagaactgaaattacatttattacaagaTGATTAGTTAAATGAATTTTTCCAGTCATGTATTTGGTCATAGAGAATCTTgtttttacaaatgtgtaaaacctTGTCTTGTCTCGTGTCTTGAGTTAAGTGTCGGCATTAatgataatcaaacaacaaaagacgaGGAGGAAAATCACTCCCTGCTCTTGACAGAATGGCATTTGTAGCTTTTATAAGAATTGATATAGTGTAAATTGTTCCCTACCATCGCATTCACATCtatgcaaacaataaataaatgactactaCTAAGAATGAGCACATTCTTCATTGATCTAGTCACTTGACTCTGCTCTCAAAATGCAGCAGATTTatgcttttacagttttttacagacgctaggacacatttctcaatacttagttcacttttgcaaaactcttcacacagttatcctaaccaactttcagcttggcaaagcagttcatttcacattcaaaatgcactacaactaccaaaacactttattcaggtctcaaatcaactcattcttccagaacactagcaaaggttgacagctgacaaacacactttgtcacccacaaaacaatgacctaaaaaacactaacaacatgtagcattatacagtgttttcttgtgtaaaacaaggacacatctctgtatataattcactgcaatatatgttactggaatgaatcagacatgtttacatcacaatacaaaactattcagCAGTTGTCTCCTTTTGTAATGCAATTGAAAGAGTAACACCTGCGTAGATGTTCATCTACAATGAGAATCAGCTGTGGCTGGTCCAATTGTCcaattgtttttatagcatttaattttaagatttaaaatatatttcattaaaatataactgtagaaatgtagcaaattgctgtcttattcagttttgtattatgttattgttttgaacatcagtttaacagttttgaaaacagtatgtaaGCATGTGTAAATTGGCCTGTATGTACAAAGAGTTTTGGCAGttgttgtgtctgagtgagaaaataattcatgaaatttgagagatgtagtcattgaatgcattttgttccaaagcaatgataattgatcctcagtttagcccacatagacttctgttgtgctcactgtgtgaagagttctgcaaaagtgacctaagtattgagaaatgtgtcctagcatctgtaaaaaactgtaaatttaaaatgaacaaatgttcttaTACCTGCAGAACCCCCAGACTAGTGGAACCAATGTGCACCCATCACAGTCTCACAACATCCTGCGGACACActagagctgtgtgtgtgtgtgtgtgtgtgtgtgtgtgtgtgtgtgtgtgtgtgttctgtgtgtgtgtgtgtgtgtgtatgttcagtgtgtgtgtgtgtgtgtgtgtgtgtgtgtgtgtgtgtgtgtgtgtgtctgtgtgtgtgtgtgtgtgtgtgtgtgtgtgtgtgtgtgtgtgtgtgtgtctgcatctgtgtgtgtgtgtgtgtgtgtgtgtgtgtgtgtgtgtgtgtgtgtgtgtgtgtgtgtgtgtgtgtgtgtgtgtgtgtgtgtgtgtgtgtgtgtgtgtgtgtgtgtgtgtgtgtgtgtgtgtgtgtgtgtgtgtgtgtgtgtgtgtgtgtgtgtctgtctgtctgtctgtgtgtgtgtgtgtgtgtgtgtgtgtgtgtgtgtgtgtgtgtgtgtgtgtgtgtgtgtgtgtgtttgtgtgtgtttgtgtgtatgcgtgtatgtgtttgtgtttttgtgtgtgtgtgtttgtcaggtgtGCACGTAAACAAggaaaactggttattttaataagcagaTATTTGTAAGTTACcagcttactggtgtgcatgtaaacatggttGCTAATTGTTTTCTGCAGGTCATTTAGTTCattttcagaaagaaagaaagaaagaaaaaaagaaagaaaagatctTGCCCTTtatcaaagttatttatttttcattggctcaagttaagaaatgtagatgtgaatcattaccctaaatttaATTAGaggaatgaaacacttttttcagtgctgctttttatttccagaagaaaaaaaaagatagattgaACAGCAAAACAAATTTCTCAGACATGTGACGAACAGAAATGTAATGAGTGCAGTCCGGTGTTTAATCTTCATGAACTGAAGCAGGTTTCAGCAGTTCCACACACGGCTGTCCTTCTGTCTTACACTACAGACATTACCATTCAACCCCTTTTCAATAAAGAGCTTAATTAACTTAAAGTACAGTAATCTGAAATCTGAGTTCATTTACTAGAAAAGAGATGAATCAGTACAACTAAATCAGACCACCACATCCAGGGTTATGCGTTATTCAGAGCAGAACTGAGGAtgcacatttttcatttgttgatTGATTTGAGAGGGTTGTCTTGgcatttgttatttgaaatatgtttgatcaattcAATGAAAATATATTCTACAAATACGGAAATGAACAGACCAGCCTAAAACTGGCCTAATCGTGATTAATAATGCAATTAGTCATGTCATTAAAAGTGTGCTTACAGAATGCCCGTGTTGTGTAACTCCTGGATTTCACTGAGATTCAGCGCAGGACTTCCTCAGCAGCTCCTCTGATTATCTCATGCTCTTCCTGTCCAACTGGCAGCTTGTTTCGAGCACAATCATCGAGAATAAATCACCCCAAAGAAATACTTCTGAGGGAAGCGAGTGTTTCTCACTCATGTTTAAGACATGTTTAAGACATTCTCACTCATGTTTAAGACATTGTAGTTTTCTGACAGCTTTAATCCGGACAGTAACGTTAGGTGTGTGTGAAGCGCTTCAGAGGAACACGGTGACGCAGCGCTTACGGATGCGGTCTGGGCTTTTTCTCGCTGTTCCTGCAGTGACGAAACAGAAGAATTCCCGGGAGATTTCTCCTTCAGACCCGTCAGATCCGGACCCGAGGGATATTAAACATCTATGACCATACCATTAAATTCGCCCGGAAAATAAGGGGCATTTTGCTGCGGAGCACTTGCTTTGATTCACACAAGAGCAGAACTAAGTTCAAGAAACGTGAAATAATTTCCACTTTTTGGGGCGTtttcactccccccccccccaaagaacAGGAGACACAGGAGTGTGTTTTTCTCCTTGCACCTTTCCTCACTGGTTTTTCGCAACGCAGCGTACACGTAATAGATTATAATGTAGTCGCAATAACGAGACAGCTCATCAAAGTTTCCTCAGTTGGACAATCTCAATGGGTTTAAATAGGCTACTAGAATGCAGTAAAATATTCGATACACTCACAACCACAATGAAGTTTTGTCTCAGTAAGTACAGATTCGCTCGTTTAGGAAACATACTTTGGAAACTTTATGAATAGTACTTTAAAAGCTGTGTATGTGCAGCGCTGGTTTATAAGACAGATCTCGTGTGCTGTGAATCATTAACACGTTGTTTCCCGGCGCAGTTCTTGCAGTGTTGCGCTGCTGTCTGACGCTGGTGGACGCCGCGCCGCTCCAGAAGCAGGAGATGACGCGCGCTGTGGAGCGCGCCACGAGTTTAGCCAAGAAGATCCTGAGCGACGTTCCCGCGGCGCACCAGGCGTGCGTCAACACCGCGGTGAGCGTGCGTGCTGGGTCACTTTCTACAGGAAGGACCCGTTAGAACAGCTCAGCTGGCACATACTATATGATAATAACTCCTTTACTTTTAGTGGAGAATTAAACTCCTGCTGTTCTGATTACACAGTCTCTTTTGGTTTAGTTTGTGTGGTACAGTCGGTTGATGGTGTTGTTCCTCTGCTAGTATAGTGTCATAATGGGAGCGGTGTTGTTTGCAGGGTTTGGCTCTCTCCAGCGAAGCAGGACACTTGGAGTATTTCTTAAGTGACCTTGGCATCCCCGCGCCGCCGGTGCTCAAGTCAGAGGACCTCAGCATGGTAAATACTCTCTCACCTGGTAAAGTCTAAGCATGTTAAATATAGCCTATCGATGTAAAATGAAGATACAGATGAAGCCATTAAAagtgaatgtaatttattatacGTTCAGCACAAATGCGTCACCAGAAtcaaccctgttgaaaaaacggcatatgctggttaggtatgttctGAAGCTGGGATGCTGATTTAAGCTgatttgagctggtcctttgctgttcatgtgctggtcctaaactggtccgaccagcttaaaccagctcaaatcAGCATCCCGGCTTCAAagcatacctaaccagcatatgctgtttttttttcaacagggaaacTTTGTGTTAAAGTCCAGTTTTGGTCACTGGGGTCACCCCTACACACAGGCTTGAaatatttgtgtctgtttgtgtttgttttgagcaGGACGTGAGTTTAAGCCGTATTGTGGCCGGTCTGGACCTACACCGTGACCTCCTGCAGGACATCCGAGAGCGCTCGAGCTCCACAGAAGAACTGAGCCTCCTGCTCGCTGATATCACAGACCTGTCTGCTCAGGTCCACCAGGTATTAGCTTCAGACGCTTTAGCATCGCTTACAAACCTGAACTTACCTACAACAGAAGGGTGTGTTTTCAGTATGGGCTGTCCTCTGTTCTCGCTCAGATGCAGCAGCTGGCCCAGATTCCCAGCACAGTGTCCCAGAAGGCAGCGTTCCCAGCGCTCTCTCCACGGCTCAGCGGTGATTATCAAGTCCAAGTGGCCATCCATCTTTCTCTTCAGCAGCTGCGCAGCTTCACACAGGACGTCTTCCGCAGTCTGCGCCACATTGCTGCATCAAACTAGCTGACTTTTCTGTGTGGAGTGTATTTTTGTAAGGCTCACTGGTTGTAAAACATTTGAATGGGTTATCCTTGCTAAGTTTGAGCTGAACTTTGGaataactgttgttttaaatggatgtttttatggtaattatttaaagtatttattgtttatttaatatatgacttaaatattttttattgctgattttatttttatgatgttataTTGACAGATGTTGTACCCTGTGGGTACTGTGAAGATATCTATTAAACCTTATTTATTACTGATCAGATATTGTTTCTCCATTTTGTGAATAACTGTTAACTTTATTACTGATCAGATATTGTTTCTAAACACACACTTATTACGTATGCCACATTAACTATGTAAGGATAATTaacggctagctgtgcattaaacgataTTGCGCTGCAATATTTAACTGGAACGAAAAAAATGACGGTTATTTTCGTCAGTTACAACTTGCTAGATGTAGCATTCTACtcgctttaaataaaacagagcagacaaatatattaagtagtgcagtaagattacatttgtttgaatgaattatagcatttatttgaattaactgTGGAGTGAGAAAGAGATTTGTGTGTGAAGTAGTTACTTTCGCtgatgagaaatataatgtagcagtTTAAGCTTAGGTATTTTATACAGGCGCAGGGCAGTGCTGACAACAGCTTATGTGCTCCTGAATGTAATTCAGACACAGCTGggtggcaaaactgaatttatttgaatgaattataataaatagtATTAGGCTACAATAGTTCTTTAAATACATCAGTTCTCCCCATTCAGACAAATACATAAAGCAGTGCCACAGTTCTCCCTTTAAGACAGTCATGTCACTCAGCGGCCATCAACATACATAAACTGTTCACAGGCTTGCAATTAAATTTCATTTGCATAACAACTGTGTCGATGTTTATTTTGCTCACATTGTGCTTATTAtttccccgggtgccacagcataaatggttCACGGTccaggtgtgtgtgcactttggttgggttaaatgcagagcaccagttctgAGCATGGGTCActgtacttggctgtatgtcacgtcactagatcagccagtgcacaTGTGCAGTCCTGAGCGCACATCAgagcgctgactgtttctatagcaaccgggtcgcttctaacggcagctgcagtgacgtgctgactttactgattagcgattggctccttcattcagaaggcggggcttcctgcgattgagcggccattcaaaactatacgcgTGACAtatcttgggtattctatagtctttgattaAATGCATGTAATTAGATAAAAACGAGAAGAAAAAAAGGCCTAGCTGAAcgtttttaagtttattttatctGTGTACTTAATGGATGTTGAACACATTTCCATCGACTGTGAAATTAGACATGGAAAAGGGTAGTGTTATTTTAGGTTTAGGCGTGGAGGAGGATGGATCTTTGCTGGTTGAGGCTCGAGATGTAAGAATATCACTCCACGCTCTCCTCTCTGACAAAGATGGAGCCCTAACTAGCCTCGCATCGCTGGCCTGTCACTGACATGATCTGGAGACTCTCCGGTCCGGCGTCAGAGAGCCGACCAACGGCAGGGCTACGCAAACTATGCTTTGTGTAAATTTACCTGATACCTTCCACCTGAAAGACAATTTAGATTTGGAAAATATTACAGGTTATCTACAAACAGTATGAATTCATAGGGTGAAAAATTGAATATCTGTTAAATGTATTAGCTACCTCTTCACAAATATGTTTTAGCGTATTGCGGAGGTAGTTGATTCCCATCGGCTCCCTGGTGAACCACACTGCAGTGTCCTCGAGTTTGCACAAAGGGATTCTTTACAAATATCACTTTGACAGGTATTTTTTTAAGCTTTCCACGGGACAAAGTTGGTCACCAGGGCACTCAAACATAAATCCTCATAAATTCTCTCTGTCAGATGCAGTAGGATCTTTGTGATTTTTTGTTTCTGGGTTATGGGCCAAGGTTAGGTATTCAAAGCCATTCTCGTCTTGTCGGAGAACGAAAGACTCTTTAGATCGGTCGTGGTTTCCCTCCGTGTGAAACACAGCTGGATGTCAAGCCAAACTTTCCCTACAAGCCCGATGGGTGTGAATGGGGAGAGCGCAggtgaatttttaaattttttccagGTCAGTGGTGTACGCTGGTGTCTTCTCCAGTTTTCCTGTAGCGCTTTATAATTGAGTCCTTGATTTAAAGTCGTTATCATTTCTGatcttgtgttttgtgatgtAACGGTTAATACCCGCTCTGATACACTTCAGGCTTGCAACACTGTATTCTCGGCCGGTAGTAGTCTGAACAGAGGCATAACATTCTCACAATGCCTCATTAAGTTCAGAAGCAGAGTAAGTCTCAACAgcatcatttttttcttctgatacAAAAAGTCTTTGAATGTGGTAATTGGCCATTTATAGTCTTTTTTGTATTAACCTCGTC harbors:
- the LOC122140702 gene encoding uncharacterized protein LOC122140702, whose protein sequence is MGLNRLLECSKIFDTLTTTMKFCLILAVLRCCLTLVDAAPLQKQEMTRAVERATSLAKKILSDVPAAHQACVNTAGLALSSEAGHLEYFLSDLGIPAPPVLKSEDLSMDVSLSRIVAGLDLHRDLLQDIRERSSSTEELSLLLADITDLSAQVHQMQQLAQIPSTVSQKAAFPALSPRLSGDYQVQVAIHLSLQQLRSFTQDVFRSLRHIAASN